Proteins encoded within one genomic window of Argiope bruennichi chromosome 7, qqArgBrue1.1, whole genome shotgun sequence:
- the LOC129975384 gene encoding speckle-type POZ protein B-like, translated as MEHSWIESITRDAALNQVNGDYLKSDLSNPVTELWVHPSAMDDLKTIYNNQILTDVELKTKTKSFPAHKIILCARSPVFKAMMTNNMKEKNTDYVHIDDLEDDTVQQLLLFFYSDKLTNLQWESVIKLYYAADKYRIEKLKSLCSFFLIDNLDTSTASELLLLADTHNDSSLQKVTENFILDHEEEVFDSQEWGKLIETNPQLVIKMMHLKYWRNN; from the coding sequence ATGGAACACAGTTGGATTGAAAGTATTACCCGTGATGCAGCCTTAAATCAAGTAAATGGTGATTATCTGAAAAGTGACTTAAGTAATCCTGTAACAGAGTTGTGGGTGCATCCTAGTGCAATGGACGATTTGAAAACGATTTACAACAATCAAATCCTTACTGATGTGGAACTCAAAACAAAAACTAAGTCATTTCCTGCTCACAAGATTATACTCTGTGCTAGATCCCCTGTCTTCAAAGCGATGATGACCAATAACATGAAAGAGAAAAACACCGACTACGTCCACATCGATGATTTGGAAGACGATACTGTGCAACAGCTACTGCTCTTTTTTTATTCCGATAAGCTTACAAACCTCCAGTGGGAATCTGTTATTAAACTGTATTATGCGGCCGATAAATATCGGATTGAGAAGCTGAAATCTTTATGTTCTTTCTTTTTGATAGACAATCTCGACACCTCCACTGCTAGTGAATTGCTACTTCTTGCGGATACCCATAACGATTCCAGTCTTCAGAAAgttactgaaaatttcattttggatcaCGAGGAAGAGGTGTTTGATTCACAGGAATGGGGAAAGTTGATAGAAACAAATCCCCAGTTAGTAATAAAGATGATGCATTTGAAGTATTGGAGAAATAACTAA